A genome region from Natranaeroarchaeum sulfidigenes includes the following:
- a CDS encoding universal stress protein, which translates to MKAVLATDLSAASEATIESETCLNCLGRIGVEEIHLVTVIPANVHAGMPGIDFEKRRKQGLNRYRDVIESAGLDVETHVVRGTPHRRINGVAETVGAGLTIIGSRGKSPLENRVIGSTARNLARTTVVPLVVNRIERAADDPEVIREHLFQRMLFATDFSANAERAFESFSYLRHATQEATLVHVGTPKDPGLGEGEDPEVELDALAARLEDWGIETETDVRQGDPADEILAAEAEFRPTTILLGSRGHSRLRRLLLGNVSEDVVARADGNVMLVPPERTA; encoded by the coding sequence ATGAAAGCGGTACTTGCGACGGACCTCTCTGCGGCGAGCGAGGCGACAATAGAGAGCGAAACCTGCCTGAACTGTCTCGGCCGGATCGGCGTCGAGGAAATTCACCTCGTTACCGTCATTCCCGCGAACGTCCACGCCGGGATGCCCGGCATCGACTTCGAGAAGCGACGGAAACAGGGCCTGAATCGGTATCGCGACGTGATCGAATCGGCCGGACTGGACGTCGAGACCCACGTCGTGCGGGGGACGCCACACCGGCGAATCAACGGTGTCGCCGAAACTGTCGGGGCAGGACTGACTATCATCGGATCCCGGGGGAAGAGCCCACTTGAGAACCGGGTGATCGGGTCGACGGCCCGGAACCTCGCTCGGACGACAGTCGTTCCACTGGTGGTCAACCGGATCGAACGTGCTGCCGACGATCCCGAGGTAATTCGTGAGCATCTCTTCCAGCGCATGCTGTTTGCCACGGACTTCTCGGCGAACGCCGAGCGTGCCTTCGAGTCGTTTTCCTACCTGCGCCACGCGACCCAGGAGGCGACACTGGTCCACGTCGGGACGCCGAAAGATCCGGGTCTCGGTGAGGGCGAGGATCCGGAAGTGGAACTCGACGCGCTCGCCGCCCGCCTCGAGGACTGGGGGATCGAGACAGAGACGGACGTCAGACAGGGGGACCCGGCCGACGAGATCCTCGCCGCCGAGGCGGAGTTCCGCCCGACGACGATCCTGCTTGGGTCACGGGGTCACAGCCGCCTGCGCCGCTTGCTGCTCGGGAACGTCTCCGAGGATGTGGTCGCCCGCGCCGATGGGAACGTGATGCTCGTGCCGCCGGAACGAACTGCCTGA
- a CDS encoding SDR family NAD(P)-dependent oxidoreductase, translating to MFDFENRVVMVTGGGQGIGAATATLFGEQGANVVVTDVVEEREAVGEAVEDAGGSALVRELDVTDYEQAQSVVKDTVDEFGRVDVLVNNAGIFPTAGVDEMTPEDWQRVIDINLTGTFNCTKAVLPVMRDQEYGRIVNISSASGGKIGWSGELSHYAASKGGVVGFTRSAAIDLGPDGITMNAIVPGMIDTGAAEEVSTDEEIQGAVNMTPVGRQGDPDELAAAIVYLASEPAAFVTGESLVVDGGITLV from the coding sequence ATGTTCGACTTCGAAAACCGGGTAGTCATGGTAACGGGTGGCGGGCAGGGAATCGGCGCAGCGACTGCAACGCTGTTCGGGGAGCAGGGAGCCAACGTCGTGGTGACGGACGTCGTCGAGGAGCGCGAGGCGGTCGGTGAGGCGGTCGAGGACGCAGGTGGGTCGGCGCTCGTGCGGGAACTCGATGTCACCGACTACGAGCAGGCCCAGTCCGTCGTCAAGGACACCGTCGATGAGTTTGGCCGGGTCGACGTGCTCGTCAACAACGCCGGGATCTTCCCGACGGCCGGGGTCGACGAGATGACTCCCGAAGACTGGCAGCGGGTGATCGATATCAACCTCACAGGGACGTTCAACTGCACGAAGGCAGTCCTGCCGGTGATGCGCGATCAGGAGTACGGCCGCATCGTCAACATATCCTCGGCCTCCGGAGGCAAGATCGGCTGGTCGGGGGAGCTCTCTCACTACGCCGCCAGCAAGGGCGGCGTCGTCGGCTTCACCCGAAGCGCCGCGATCGATCTCGGACCCGATGGGATCACGATGAACGCCATCGTCCCGGGGATGATCGATACCGGCGCAGCCGAGGAGGTCTCGACTGACGAAGAGATTCAGGGAGCGGTGAACATGACGCCGGTCGGCCGACAGGGTGATCCCGATGAACTGGCAGCAGCGATCGTATATCTGGCGTCCGAGCCAGCGGCCTTCGTCACCGGTGAATCACTGGTGGTCGACGGAGGGATCACGCTGGTATAG
- a CDS encoding universal stress protein yields the protein MTLLVPFDGSDLSTAALERAREFGDFTGEEVVALAVVPPDTEFARDRGWLAPDEAFDAKMICTRLRHQQEDVAPEATFRCEETEETDYRATITTDITRTIRQVAAELQASIIFIGSENAGRVSTPLTSVGNPLSEDPRYDIHIVRHADSNQ from the coding sequence ATGACACTGCTGGTTCCGTTCGACGGCTCCGACCTCTCGACCGCCGCCTTGGAGCGCGCCAGGGAGTTCGGGGACTTCACTGGGGAGGAGGTTGTTGCCCTTGCGGTCGTGCCGCCGGACACCGAGTTTGCACGCGACCGTGGCTGGCTGGCTCCCGACGAGGCGTTCGACGCCAAGATGATCTGTACGCGACTCCGCCATCAGCAAGAGGACGTGGCTCCCGAGGCGACGTTCCGTTGCGAGGAAACCGAAGAGACCGACTACCGAGCGACGATCACGACCGACATCACGCGGACGATCCGACAGGTCGCCGCCGAGCTACAGGCGTCGATCATCTTCATCGGCAGTGAGAACGCGGGCCGCGTCTCGACGCCGCTGACCAGCGTGGGGAATCCGCTCTCGGAGGATCCACGATACGATATTCACATCGTCAGACACGCCGACTCAAATCAGTAA
- a CDS encoding DUF7512 family protein translates to MIEVLALPGYVQAAILVSVVLVEAVVFYVGYGVLEENLAPTVIEHIQQA, encoded by the coding sequence ATGATCGAAGTACTCGCACTCCCGGGATACGTGCAGGCGGCAATCCTCGTGAGCGTCGTGTTGGTCGAGGCCGTCGTCTTTTACGTCGGTTACGGGGTACTAGAGGAGAACCTCGCTCCAACCGTAATCGAACACATCCAGCAAGCCTGA
- a CDS encoding MBL fold metallo-hydrolase: MDDMDFPTPDVDVESIDPNELKAQVDAGEPVTLLDARMEGDYEEWKIDGENVDSINVPYFHFLDDEIPEDVLDQIPKDRELTVLCAKGGASEYVAGSLKELGYDVDHLEEGMNGWARVYEALEVTGYDGAGTLLQYQRPSSGCLGYFVYDDGEAAVIDPLREFTDRYLDDAEELGVELQYAIDTHVHADHISGVRNLADEGVEGVIPEPAVDRGITYAEDMTLAADGDEFAVGDVTIETVYTPGHTSGMTSYLIDDSLLATGDGLFIESVARPDLEEGDEGAPEAASQLYESLQERVLSLPDETLIGGAHFSDAAEPAADGTYTAPIGQLVDEMAALRMDEEEFVDVILSDMPPRPANYEDIIATNLGQREADDEEAFELELGPNNCAASQDSLADD, translated from the coding sequence ATGGACGACATGGACTTTCCAACCCCTGACGTCGACGTCGAATCGATCGACCCGAACGAGCTAAAAGCACAGGTCGATGCGGGCGAGCCGGTTACGCTACTTGACGCGCGTATGGAGGGCGACTACGAGGAATGGAAGATCGACGGCGAGAACGTCGACTCGATCAACGTCCCCTACTTCCACTTTCTCGACGATGAGATTCCCGAAGACGTGCTCGATCAGATTCCCAAGGACCGCGAACTGACGGTCCTGTGTGCCAAAGGCGGCGCAAGCGAATACGTGGCTGGCTCGCTGAAAGAGCTCGGGTACGACGTTGACCACCTCGAAGAGGGCATGAACGGCTGGGCCCGCGTCTACGAGGCCCTCGAAGTGACCGGGTACGACGGTGCAGGGACGCTGCTGCAGTACCAGCGCCCCTCTAGCGGCTGTCTGGGCTATTTCGTCTACGATGACGGGGAGGCAGCCGTCATCGATCCTCTTCGTGAATTTACCGACCGGTATCTGGACGATGCCGAAGAACTCGGCGTCGAACTACAGTATGCAATCGATACGCACGTCCACGCGGACCACATTTCCGGGGTTCGAAACCTCGCTGACGAGGGCGTCGAGGGCGTCATCCCAGAACCGGCTGTCGACCGTGGGATCACCTATGCCGAGGACATGACCCTCGCCGCGGACGGCGACGAGTTCGCAGTCGGCGACGTCACCATCGAGACAGTCTATACGCCCGGCCACACGTCCGGGATGACCTCGTATCTAATCGACGACTCGCTGCTCGCGACCGGCGACGGTCTCTTCATCGAGAGCGTCGCACGACCGGACCTCGAAGAGGGCGACGAGGGGGCACCCGAAGCCGCAAGCCAGCTCTACGAGTCGCTTCAGGAACGCGTCCTTTCCCTGCCCGACGAGACGCTCATCGGTGGGGCGCACTTCAGCGACGCCGCGGAGCCCGCAGCGGACGGCACCTACACCGCGCCGATCGGTCAACTCGTCGACGAGATGGCTGCACTGCGGATGGACGAAGAGGAGTTCGTCGACGTGATCCTCTCCGATATGCCCCCGCGTCCGGCCAACTACGAGGATATCATCGCGACCAACCTCGGCCAGCGGGAGGCAGACGACGAGGAGGCCTTCGAGCTCGAACTCGGCCCGAACAACTGCGCCGCGAGTCAGGACTCACTTGCGGATGACTGA
- a CDS encoding sulfite exporter TauE/SafE family protein yields MEVLGLGIELLVLFVGFGFMVGVFFGFFGMGGSFLVTPALLILGYPAPVAIGSSMAFVFGTAVIATMKHHDVGSVDYKLGALMFVGIAVGIEIGKYGVLALDALGQAELVVGTVYVLLLAAIGGLFVRSALRQDAADDGTDADPDEIPEIAKKIKSYNVPPMVTLTDGSKASMWTISGVGGGVGVVSGFLGVGGGFIRMPAIYYLIGVPLAAAVGTSLFGALMSGAVGSFSYGLDGVVDLGVVTALLAGSALGARIGSAATAYVNEADVTIYFGIMLLLASLAVAFGELANWLAMPILDTVSFVLLVGSSAFVTVVIFYYGARTIRTGSHPAATSPEGND; encoded by the coding sequence ATGGAGGTGCTCGGACTGGGAATCGAGTTACTGGTGCTGTTCGTCGGCTTCGGCTTCATGGTCGGGGTTTTCTTCGGCTTCTTCGGAATGGGCGGCTCGTTCCTCGTCACGCCGGCGTTGTTGATTCTGGGCTATCCCGCTCCCGTCGCGATCGGGTCCTCGATGGCGTTCGTCTTCGGGACCGCCGTCATCGCAACGATGAAACACCACGACGTTGGGTCGGTCGACTACAAACTCGGCGCGCTGATGTTCGTCGGTATCGCAGTCGGCATCGAGATCGGCAAGTACGGGGTGCTGGCACTCGATGCGCTCGGACAGGCCGAGCTGGTCGTCGGCACCGTCTATGTCCTGCTGCTCGCCGCAATCGGCGGGCTGTTCGTTCGCAGTGCACTGCGTCAGGACGCCGCCGATGACGGCACTGACGCCGATCCCGACGAGATCCCCGAGATCGCCAAGAAGATCAAGTCGTACAACGTCCCGCCGATGGTGACGCTCACCGACGGAAGCAAGGCCTCTATGTGGACGATTTCGGGCGTCGGTGGTGGCGTCGGCGTGGTCTCCGGGTTTCTCGGTGTCGGTGGCGGGTTCATTCGGATGCCTGCCATCTACTACCTGATCGGTGTCCCACTGGCCGCCGCCGTGGGGACGAGCCTCTTCGGTGCGCTGATGTCCGGGGCGGTCGGGTCATTTTCGTACGGACTCGACGGCGTCGTCGACCTCGGCGTCGTCACCGCGTTACTCGCCGGCAGCGCACTCGGTGCACGGATCGGTTCCGCGGCCACGGCCTACGTCAACGAAGCTGACGTGACTATCTACTTCGGCATCATGCTGTTGCTGGCAAGTCTCGCCGTGGCGTTCGGCGAGCTCGCAAACTGGCTCGCGATGCCGATCCTCGATACCGTCAGTTTTGTCCTGCTCGTCGGCTCGTCGGCGTTCGTCACGGTCGTGATATTCTACTACGGTGCACGGACGATCCGTACGGGTTCTCATCCGGCCGCAACATCGCCCGAGGGGAACGATTGA
- a CDS encoding cation:proton antiporter domain-containing protein, with protein sequence MSNLLGVVAVVLALGVGSRVLADRLRLPSVLFLILAGVLIGPEFLGIVSRETFGGGLTTMVGVSVAIILFEGGYHLNLQKLREAPGALTRLVTIGALITWIGTAAAVIVFLDTTIEVGLLVGALLIATGPTVIGPILNVVTVRDHVAAVLEGEGVINDVTAAILVVVVFNVLVDGDGGALSFLAEFSLRLALGLGVGAAIGAGIWLLLTRSDIAPGDAALHSRLIVLAGIVLAYGGAETIASETGIAAAAMAGFVLGNVDLPHHEEVIDFLDDLSVVVLSFVFVALAALIDFGDIIALGVAGVAVVIAITFVLRPAVIYLSTTDERFTRNERLFLSAVGPRGIIPASVATLFAVELQTLGRPQEAQLLAGTVFLIIFATVILQAGIARQIADYLEVSPMRTIIIGAGRVGLSLAERLEQDGENVLIIDKDPEAVQKSRERGFRTIEGDGTDADVLDRAGIDRTKTLVAATPDDDVNLLASQLAKTTFDVEKIASRVNQPSNVDAFESLGVRAIDLSMATAWSLENVLERPSLSSWMNEIGRTGDVQEIEVTAEGLVGKTIAELNAEIPDGCIVGLLTHSDGKAEVPTGDHILAEGDRITFIGQVAAVDRAVKRFHPHD encoded by the coding sequence ATGAGCAACCTCCTCGGTGTCGTTGCCGTCGTTTTGGCCCTTGGAGTCGGCTCTCGTGTCCTTGCTGATAGACTCCGTCTTCCCAGCGTCCTCTTTCTGATCCTCGCGGGCGTCCTCATCGGGCCGGAGTTCCTGGGGATCGTCTCCCGGGAGACGTTCGGCGGTGGGCTCACCACGATGGTCGGCGTCAGTGTCGCAATTATCCTCTTCGAGGGGGGCTACCATCTCAATCTCCAGAAGCTCCGGGAAGCGCCCGGCGCGCTGACCCGCCTCGTGACCATCGGAGCGCTGATCACCTGGATCGGCACCGCGGCAGCAGTGATCGTCTTTCTTGACACCACCATCGAGGTGGGGCTGCTCGTCGGTGCGCTACTGATCGCGACTGGCCCGACCGTGATCGGCCCGATCCTCAACGTCGTGACGGTCCGGGACCACGTCGCCGCCGTCCTCGAAGGTGAAGGTGTCATCAACGACGTCACCGCTGCGATCCTCGTCGTCGTCGTGTTCAACGTGCTCGTCGACGGCGACGGCGGGGCGCTCTCGTTCCTGGCCGAGTTCTCGCTCCGGCTGGCGCTGGGACTTGGCGTCGGCGCGGCCATCGGCGCAGGCATCTGGCTCCTTCTCACCCGGAGCGACATCGCGCCCGGCGATGCAGCGTTGCACTCTCGGCTGATCGTCCTCGCCGGGATCGTTCTCGCGTACGGCGGAGCCGAAACCATCGCTAGCGAGACCGGGATCGCCGCCGCGGCAATGGCTGGCTTCGTGCTCGGCAACGTCGACCTGCCCCACCATGAGGAAGTGATCGATTTCCTCGATGACCTCTCGGTCGTCGTCCTTTCCTTTGTCTTCGTTGCGCTGGCAGCACTGATCGACTTCGGCGACATCATCGCGCTCGGCGTTGCGGGCGTCGCCGTCGTCATCGCGATCACGTTCGTGTTACGACCGGCCGTCATCTACCTCTCGACGACGGACGAACGGTTCACCCGTAACGAGCGGCTCTTTCTGAGCGCGGTCGGCCCGCGGGGGATCATCCCGGCGAGTGTTGCGACGCTCTTTGCCGTCGAACTCCAGACACTGGGGCGACCGCAAGAAGCACAGTTGCTCGCTGGCACCGTTTTTCTGATTATTTTCGCCACAGTCATCCTGCAGGCAGGTATCGCACGACAGATCGCGGACTACCTCGAAGTATCACCAATGCGCACCATCATCATCGGCGCGGGGCGGGTCGGCCTGTCCCTCGCGGAACGGCTCGAACAGGACGGAGAGAACGTACTGATCATCGACAAAGACCCCGAAGCAGTCCAGAAGTCACGCGAACGTGGCTTTCGAACGATCGAGGGCGACGGCACCGACGCCGACGTGCTCGATCGGGCGGGGATCGACCGGACGAAGACGCTGGTCGCCGCGACGCCCGACGACGACGTGAACCTGCTGGCTTCCCAGCTCGCCAAGACGACCTTCGACGTCGAAAAGATCGCCTCGCGCGTCAACCAGCCGAGCAACGTCGACGCCTTCGAGTCGCTGGGAGTCCGGGCGATCGATCTCTCGATGGCGACCGCGTGGTCGCTGGAGAACGTGCTCGAACGCCCGTCGCTTTCCTCGTGGATGAACGAGATCGGCCGGACTGGCGACGTTCAGGAGATCGAAGTTACGGCGGAAGGACTCGTCGGGAAAACTATCGCCGAACTCAATGCCGAGATACCGGATGGCTGCATCGTCGGGCTATTGACACACTCGGACGGCAAAGCTGAGGTCCCCACTGGCGATCACATACTCGCGGAGGGTGACCGAATTACCTTCATCGGACAGGTCGCTGCCGTCGACCGCGCAGTCAAGCGGTTCCACCCCCATGATTGA
- a CDS encoding OsmC family protein: MSDDLSTYEMTGTRISPKRMEIDTGNAEFVVGKDVNPVEYFLGAILGCLNSTGTMVARDMDIDIEEMTVGISGGVDYSRYRGEESDARPGLQELDVTISIDADADEATLEEWLAAVKDRCPVTDNVENETSLDLAVEAV, from the coding sequence ATGTCCGACGACCTCTCGACGTACGAAATGACTGGCACGCGAATTAGCCCGAAGCGCATGGAAATCGACACCGGCAATGCGGAGTTCGTTGTCGGCAAGGACGTCAATCCCGTCGAGTACTTTCTCGGCGCGATCCTCGGCTGCCTGAACTCGACCGGAACGATGGTAGCTCGCGACATGGACATCGACATCGAGGAAATGACCGTCGGGATCAGCGGTGGTGTCGACTACTCCCGCTATCGTGGCGAAGAATCGGACGCCCGCCCCGGCCTGCAGGAACTCGACGTCACCATCTCCATCGATGCTGACGCCGACGAGGCGACGCTTGAAGAGTGGCTCGCGGCGGTCAAAGATCGCTGTCCAGTGACCGACAACGTCGAAAACGAGACGTCGCTGGATCTCGCCGTCGAAGCAGTCTGA
- a CDS encoding sulfurtransferase TusA family protein, protein MSSQYDITETLDVKGQSCPMPVVKTKQAADELAEGDILEVVATDSGSMSDIEGWAEGTSGVELLEQVEGDDVYRHYVQKTA, encoded by the coding sequence ATGAGTTCGCAATACGATATTACCGAAACCCTGGATGTAAAAGGACAGTCCTGCCCGATGCCCGTCGTCAAGACCAAACAGGCTGCAGACGAGCTAGCCGAGGGCGATATCCTCGAAGTGGTCGCCACGGACTCGGGCAGTATGAGTGACATCGAGGGCTGGGCCGAGGGAACGTCGGGCGTCGAACTCCTCGAGCAGGTCGAGGGCGACGACGTCTACAGACACTACGTCCAGAAGACGGCATGA
- a CDS encoding DsrE/DsrF/DrsH-like family protein — MSTDSSMSTDEDASPDPAEVAALRERVDELEQSLAELDDGDDQKRMTIIATKGTLDMAYPPLILASTAAAFGWDVVVFHTFWGLDILHEEKSENLKLSAVGNPSMPMPNAVAALPGMDAMATRMMRNKIDENGTATIGELIDLSLDQGVDLQACQMTIELMDYDEDDFFDGVTTGVGAATALNHMADADVQLLI, encoded by the coding sequence ATGAGCACCGACAGCTCCATGTCCACGGACGAGGACGCATCACCTGACCCCGCCGAGGTGGCGGCTCTCCGCGAGCGCGTCGACGAGCTAGAGCAATCGCTCGCGGAGCTCGACGACGGCGACGACCAGAAGCGGATGACGATTATCGCCACGAAGGGGACCCTCGACATGGCATACCCGCCGCTGATCCTGGCGAGCACGGCTGCCGCCTTCGGCTGGGACGTCGTCGTCTTCCACACGTTCTGGGGACTAGACATCCTTCACGAAGAGAAATCCGAGAACCTCAAACTGAGCGCCGTCGGCAACCCGAGCATGCCGATGCCCAACGCGGTCGCGGCCCTGCCCGGAATGGACGCGATGGCGACTCGCATGATGCGAAACAAGATCGACGAGAACGGCACCGCGACGATCGGCGAGCTGATCGATCTCTCCCTTGACCAGGGCGTCGACCTGCAGGCCTGCCAGATGACGATCGAGCTGATGGACTACGACGAGGACGACTTTTTCGACGGCGTGACGACAGGTGTCGGAGCCGCAACCGCGCTCAACCACATGGCCGACGCCGACGTGCAGTTACTGATTTGA
- a CDS encoding YeeE/YedE family protein: MIPELVVPALLEAPFPEGISRYAVGGLFVGLGALVIYLGTGISAGASTFLESTLSYVSDRQRFQQYRSSRDWRIVFTLGIISGAAVYALTFQSGLVTSSLYTPGTTGTLREIGGVTIWLTDVQPWRLFLGGVLVGIGTRIGKGCTSGHGVCGVGSASKTSLVGVLTFMLVAIGTAQLVMALGVNP, translated from the coding sequence ATGATTCCCGAACTCGTCGTCCCGGCGCTTCTCGAAGCGCCCTTTCCCGAGGGGATCAGCCGGTACGCCGTCGGTGGGCTGTTCGTCGGTCTGGGAGCACTCGTGATCTATCTCGGAACGGGCATCAGCGCCGGTGCAAGCACGTTCCTCGAATCGACGCTCTCGTACGTCTCCGACCGGCAACGGTTCCAGCAGTACCGGAGTTCGCGGGACTGGCGGATCGTTTTCACCCTCGGAATCATTTCGGGGGCAGCGGTCTACGCGCTCACGTTCCAGTCCGGGCTCGTCACGAGCTCACTGTACACGCCGGGAACAACCGGGACCCTCCGTGAGATCGGCGGTGTGACGATCTGGCTCACCGACGTCCAGCCGTGGCGGCTGTTCCTCGGCGGCGTCCTCGTCGGAATCGGGACCCGGATCGGCAAAGGCTGTACCTCCGGCCACGGCGTCTGTGGCGTCGGCTCTGCCTCGAAGACATCGCTCGTCGGCGTCCTGACGTTCATGCTCGTAGCAATTGGGACCGCACAACTGGTGATGGCGCTGGGGGTGAACCCGTAA
- a CDS encoding YeeE/YedE family protein, whose product MSGTRHPLFMPLIYLGGLIFGFGLGFSHMAQPEVVLNFLQFEDFGLVFVMFGAAIVTGLGFVIVPRVLDSAPLTGDSYGRRLKSFDRNVLIGGSIFGVGWGLSGICPGAAYASLGVGNVTILWAVAGMFAGAYLQGVWRSQRADSDATVAGAD is encoded by the coding sequence ATGAGTGGTACTCGCCACCCGCTGTTCATGCCGCTGATCTACCTCGGCGGCCTCATCTTCGGCTTCGGCCTCGGCTTTAGCCATATGGCACAGCCGGAAGTGGTGCTGAACTTCCTCCAGTTCGAGGACTTCGGGCTGGTCTTCGTGATGTTCGGGGCTGCGATCGTCACGGGACTCGGATTCGTGATCGTCCCACGAGTACTCGACAGCGCACCGCTGACCGGTGATTCCTACGGTCGTCGGCTGAAGTCGTTCGACCGGAACGTCCTGATCGGCGGCTCGATCTTCGGCGTCGGCTGGGGGCTTTCGGGGATCTGTCCCGGCGCGGCCTACGCCAGCCTCGGCGTCGGCAACGTGACGATCCTCTGGGCAGTTGCCGGGATGTTCGCTGGTGCGTACCTCCAGGGAGTCTGGCGCAGTCAGCGCGCCGATTCGGACGCGACGGTGGCCGGTGCGGACTGA
- a CDS encoding DUF790 family protein: protein MLTKDLLRVSRAGGGYHPQFAGREHRPLAAKAIGTYQGHVDHTAGDLDDALTELEREAEDFKLVRGFAKLLENDAAFETRAPVDPERARRSAFEAAESVGVVTTEERKEALGRAASGLAVSPDEIETSLFADLDDRQVLTSFDARWSPEELIAQYNLSLAQTALFDATEIRVQSSDPKGLVSAVKRLGLLYEVEKTPDGRELVVTGPTGLFRATRRYGTQFARLLRSVAQTDDWTLSARIDDRGTERDLHLSDDDPVRVPGVEPLVEDRYDSGVEADFAARFEALDLDWELVREPEPLAAGASVMIPDFAFDYRFADFRVFFEIMGFWTPEYVETKLSKLDTVEDVELLVAVDESLGAGEAIEARDHGAIPYSGSVRIKDVRDALRRYEADLESASAADLPAELAPEADVLTLADLAERHGVSESAIEDRDFPDHELIGRTLVRPDVLDALAEAIEDGMDYADAEARISEAGIDDASTVLSRLGYRVAWDGLSGGTVQKQ, encoded by the coding sequence GTGCTGACAAAGGACCTGCTCCGCGTCTCACGTGCTGGCGGGGGATATCATCCGCAGTTCGCCGGACGCGAGCATCGCCCGCTGGCGGCGAAAGCGATCGGAACCTATCAGGGCCACGTCGATCATACTGCGGGCGACCTCGACGACGCGCTGACCGAACTCGAACGTGAGGCCGAGGATTTCAAACTCGTTCGGGGATTCGCCAAACTGCTGGAGAACGATGCGGCGTTTGAGACGCGCGCACCGGTCGATCCTGAGCGAGCGCGCAGGTCCGCGTTCGAAGCCGCTGAATCAGTGGGCGTTGTCACGACCGAGGAGCGCAAAGAGGCCCTTGGACGGGCAGCGTCCGGACTTGCGGTCTCGCCCGACGAAATCGAGACCTCGCTCTTTGCCGACCTCGACGATCGACAGGTACTCACGTCGTTCGACGCTCGCTGGAGTCCGGAGGAGCTGATCGCACAGTACAACCTCTCGCTGGCCCAGACCGCGCTGTTCGACGCGACGGAGATACGGGTGCAGTCCTCCGATCCGAAGGGGCTGGTCTCGGCAGTGAAGCGGCTCGGACTGCTCTACGAGGTGGAGAAAACGCCGGACGGCCGCGAACTGGTCGTCACCGGCCCGACAGGACTGTTCCGCGCGACGCGGCGGTACGGAACGCAGTTCGCGCGCCTGCTCCGGAGCGTTGCCCAAACCGATGACTGGACACTCTCCGCGCGGATCGACGACCGCGGCACCGAACGGGACCTGCATCTCTCCGACGACGACCCGGTACGCGTGCCGGGCGTCGAACCGCTGGTCGAGGACCGCTACGACAGCGGCGTCGAAGCCGACTTCGCCGCCCGATTCGAGGCGCTCGATCTCGACTGGGAACTCGTCCGCGAGCCCGAACCCCTTGCGGCCGGAGCGAGCGTGATGATTCCCGATTTCGCGTTCGACTACCGCTTTGCCGACTTTCGCGTCTTTTTCGAGATCATGGGCTTCTGGACGCCCGAGTACGTCGAGACGAAGCTCTCGAAACTCGATACCGTCGAGGACGTCGAACTGCTGGTCGCCGTCGACGAGAGCCTCGGTGCTGGCGAGGCAATCGAGGCCCGGGATCATGGGGCGATCCCGTACTCCGGCTCCGTGCGGATCAAGGACGTACGCGACGCCCTGCGCCGGTACGAGGCCGATCTGGAATCAGCCAGCGCAGCCGACCTCCCGGCGGAACTCGCGCCCGAAGCGGACGTCCTGACGCTGGCCGACCTCGCCGAACGCCACGGCGTGAGCGAAAGCGCGATCGAGGACAGGGACTTTCCCGACCACGAGCTGATCGGTCGGACGCTGGTGCGGCCGGACGTGCTCGACGCGCTTGCCGAAGCGATCGAAGACGGGATGGACTATGCCGATGCCGAAGCGCGGATCAGCGAGGCCGGGATCGACGATGCCAGCACCGTCCTCTCGCGTCTGGGCTATCGGGTGGCATGGGACGGGCTGAGCGGCGGGACGGTGCAAAAACAGTAG